In Sporosarcina sp. PTS2304, a genomic segment contains:
- the tmk gene encoding dTMP kinase — protein sequence MTGLFISFEGPEGAGKTTVLQEVARRLKDQGYEVMVTREPGGIPIAEKIREVILDSTHQAMDGKTEALLYAAARRQHLVQKILPAIESEKIVLCDRFIDSSLAYQGVARGLGLDEVFAINLFAIGEHMPDCTVFFDVPPEVGLERIWKDKDREQNRLDLETIEFHQRVYEGYQKVISNDEIRFRVVDARKPQSEVVENVWEIISSEVNKHRDS from the coding sequence ATGACAGGATTGTTCATTAGCTTCGAAGGACCAGAAGGAGCAGGCAAGACGACTGTATTACAAGAAGTGGCTAGACGTTTGAAAGATCAAGGATATGAAGTGATGGTGACGCGAGAGCCTGGTGGAATCCCAATCGCTGAGAAAATACGTGAAGTGATTTTAGATTCCACTCATCAGGCGATGGATGGCAAGACGGAAGCGTTACTATACGCGGCTGCGCGACGTCAACATTTAGTGCAAAAGATTCTGCCTGCTATTGAATCAGAAAAGATCGTACTATGCGATCGTTTTATTGATAGTTCATTAGCGTATCAAGGTGTCGCACGGGGGTTAGGTTTAGATGAAGTATTCGCCATTAATTTATTTGCGATAGGTGAACATATGCCTGACTGCACCGTTTTTTTTGATGTACCACCAGAAGTTGGTTTAGAGAGAATTTGGAAAGATAAAGACCGAGAACAAAATCGTTTAGATCTTGAGACAATAGAGTTTCATCAGCGAGTGTATGAAGGCTATCAAAAAGTAATAAGTAATGATGAAATAAGATTCCGCGTAGTTGATGCGCGGAAACCACAATCGGAAGTTGTCGAAAATGTTTGGGAAATTATAAGTTCAGAAGTCAACAAGCATAGAGATTCATGA
- a CDS encoding YaaR family protein: protein MKVNGDFRTGMDKLPPDSLRQQTGNARFGQMVEKQGARLQGEQITRLFGDISTAGDRLARSRNLRDMAKYKMLIKRFLKEAVESGIELKQSHTWNQFGDGRRLKIVRTIDEKLIALTEALLDEEETSIDLLAKIGEIKGLLINLYT from the coding sequence ATGAAAGTCAATGGTGATTTCCGGACAGGAATGGATAAACTTCCGCCAGACTCGCTTCGCCAACAGACAGGTAATGCGCGCTTTGGTCAAATGGTGGAGAAACAAGGAGCACGGTTACAAGGCGAACAAATTACTCGTTTATTTGGGGATATTTCAACAGCGGGGGATCGGCTAGCTAGATCACGTAATCTGCGTGATATGGCAAAGTATAAAATGCTGATTAAACGATTTTTAAAAGAAGCTGTCGAATCTGGCATTGAACTAAAACAGTCCCATACGTGGAATCAATTCGGTGACGGACGTCGGTTGAAGATTGTTCGCACAATAGACGAAAAACTAATTGCACTGACTGAAGCATTATTAGATGAAGAAGAGACATCCATTGACCTGCTGGCAAAAATCGGCGAGATCAAGGGACTTCTTATCAACTTATATACGTAA
- a CDS encoding aminotransferase class I/II-fold pyridoxal phosphate-dependent enzyme: MTYKDRPLVQALESFYEEKHHSFHVPGHKHGTLSGLPRKLRQALAYDVTELTGLDDLHEPQEAIQHAEIKLAKLYGSKRSFFLVNGSTVGNLAMIYATVGQNDRVLVQRNAHKSIFHALELTGAKPIFLSPTWDESTQTAGCVEGESVKTALIQFPDVKAAIFTNPTYYGLVNKELKEIISCCHAKGIPVLVDEAHGAHFVADTIFPDGALQLGADVVVQSAHKTLPAMTMGSFLHVKSELVSIERVAHFLHMLQSSSPSYVIMASLDDARYYAASYTAEDGMFFQVYRQVLLNNLQDVPNVYVIETDDPVKLLVRVEGYTGFMVQEALEKQGIYTELADLYQVLWILPLLKVGYNSHQKKLVEKCRMAVESLKLLEKSAVPPSNLGYIPAISTTAYHTKKLSEMKKIWCNMDQAIGFVAAEAIVPYPPGIPLLCAGERILQEHITYMKTLIVAGSHFQGAVDLKTNQLKVVVEEGGDVLL; this comes from the coding sequence ATGACATATAAAGATCGCCCACTCGTTCAAGCACTTGAAAGCTTTTATGAAGAGAAGCATCATTCATTTCACGTGCCCGGCCATAAACACGGAACTTTGTCTGGATTGCCTCGCAAACTGCGACAAGCATTGGCTTACGACGTGACGGAGTTGACAGGACTTGACGATTTACATGAGCCGCAAGAAGCAATACAGCATGCAGAGATAAAATTAGCAAAGTTATATGGCAGTAAGCGGAGTTTCTTTTTAGTGAATGGATCAACTGTTGGAAATTTAGCTATGATATATGCGACAGTTGGACAAAACGATAGGGTACTAGTACAGAGAAATGCACACAAATCTATCTTTCATGCGTTAGAACTTACTGGTGCCAAACCGATATTTCTATCTCCTACATGGGATGAATCTACACAGACTGCTGGATGTGTAGAAGGAGAAAGTGTTAAGACAGCACTTATCCAATTTCCTGATGTAAAAGCAGCTATTTTTACAAACCCCACTTACTACGGATTGGTCAATAAAGAATTAAAAGAAATTATTAGTTGCTGTCATGCGAAAGGTATTCCTGTATTAGTAGATGAAGCGCACGGTGCACACTTTGTTGCAGATACAATATTTCCCGACGGCGCATTGCAATTAGGCGCAGATGTGGTAGTTCAATCTGCACATAAAACATTGCCTGCTATGACGATGGGTTCTTTTTTACATGTCAAATCAGAACTTGTTAGTATAGAAAGAGTTGCGCACTTCTTGCATATGTTGCAGTCCAGTAGTCCGTCCTATGTAATCATGGCATCTTTAGATGATGCACGTTACTATGCAGCTTCTTATACGGCAGAGGATGGAATGTTTTTTCAGGTGTATCGCCAAGTGCTGTTAAATAATTTACAAGATGTTCCAAATGTTTACGTAATAGAGACGGATGATCCTGTAAAATTGTTAGTACGTGTGGAAGGGTATACTGGATTTATGGTACAAGAAGCGTTAGAAAAGCAAGGGATTTATACAGAATTGGCTGATCTGTATCAGGTGTTATGGATATTGCCACTATTAAAAGTAGGGTATAATAGTCACCAAAAGAAATTAGTCGAGAAATGCAGAATGGCGGTCGAATCACTGAAACTGCTTGAGAAAAGTGCAGTGCCGCCTAGCAATTTAGGCTACATCCCGGCGATTTCAACTACTGCCTATCACACGAAAAAGTTAAGCGAAATGAAAAAGATATGGTGTAATATGGATCAGGCTATTGGTTTTGTCGCGGCAGAGGCGATTGTGCCTTATCCACCAGGAATTCCATTACTTTGCGCGGGTGAGCGGATTTTACAAGAACATATTACGTATATGAAGACATTGATTGTGGCAGGAAGTCACTTTCAAGGAGCTGTCGACTTAAAGACCAATCAACTAAAAGTAGTTGTTGAAGAGGGTGGAGATGTTTTACTATGA
- a CDS encoding cyclic-di-AMP receptor — translation MKLIVAVVQDQDSNRLSSALTKSDFRNTKLASTGGFLRAGNTTFLMGVEDELVSKALDLIRENCRSRDQMVAPVSPMGGNADSYIPYPIEVEVGGATVFVLPIEQFHHF, via the coding sequence TTGAAACTGATTGTAGCAGTCGTACAGGACCAAGATAGTAACCGATTATCTTCTGCGTTAACTAAAAGTGATTTTCGGAATACGAAATTAGCTAGTACAGGCGGATTTCTTCGTGCAGGAAATACTACATTTTTGATGGGTGTAGAAGATGAGTTAGTGTCAAAAGCGTTGGACTTGATTCGTGAAAATTGTCGTTCGCGTGATCAGATGGTAGCACCTGTATCACCGATGGGCGGTAATGCGGATTCCTATATACCTTATCCAATAGAAGTTGAAGTAGGCGGAGCCACGGTATTTGTCTTGCCAATTGAACAGTTCCACCATTTTTGA